The segment TCTGCCGTGCGAAGTAAATACGTTTCTCTTTCTCATGAACAAAAGGACAAAACTCTGCATCAACAGAATTAATTGGTAAGCCAAGGTTTTTAGGCGACGTCCATTTGCCATTATTTTTGAAACTGATGTAAAGATCAACATCGCCATATCCTTTCGGATCGGTTGAAAAATAAATAATATAATCTTCCTTTGCTGATATGTAAGGATTCGATTCACGCTCGGTTGTGTTGATGGGCAAACCGATATTTTGTGCTGTTTGATATTCTCCATTTACTTTCCTTGAAAAATAAATATCTGAACTACCCTTACCATCTTCATTCGCTTTCATAAAATAAATGGTTCCACTATTAGTCACAGAAGCAAATGATTCAGAGGAATCGGTATTGATCACATTGCCGAGATGTTTTGCTTCACTCCATCCGTTTTTTGTTTTGGTTGATTGCCAGATGTCAAAGCCTTTCCGTTTCGGTTGACCTAGCACAGGTCTGTTCGATTGAAACAACACTGTCTTTCCATCAGGACTGAATATCGGATCAATATCTTTCCATTCAGCATTTCTTGTAGAAAAAACGGCGGGCACCGGTTTCTGCCATTTACCATTACGTTTTTCTGATTGCAGAATGATCAAGGTATCCCTACCACCGTTCGACCTTACCCAAAAAGCAGTTTTTGAATCGGGCGAGATGGTCAAACCGAATTCGCCACCTGTAGAAATAATACCGGGCTCAAAGACCTGGGGAGTTTTCTGTGCAGAAATAAGAGCAGCGCTAAAGATGGCTGCTAAAAATAATATGCATTTCATGTATAGCTGTTTCGGTAAAAATAAAAGAAGCCCTTAAACTACTTAAAAAATTATGATGAGCGAATTGTTAAAATCATAAAACTTTAAGGGTGAACCTGATCGCAATACCACGCTTTTCTGTGAGTTCCTATCTTTACAGCATGCAAGGACTTTTTTCTACCGTAGTTTTTCTTTTATTATTTTCTGTAACTAATGCTCAGCAGCTGAATAATATTATTCCCAAGCCTGTAAAAACAGAACTGTTTACCAGCAATGTTGTTGTACTTCAAACAGGATCTGTTATTGAGTTTGATGCAAGATTTAAAGAGCAGGCAAATTACCTGCTACAGCAATTGCTGCAACAATGTGGGTTGCAAACAAATTTGCAGATATCCAAAGTTGAAAAAAGTAAAGCAGCAATTGTTTTGCAGTATGATGCATCAGTCATTACAAAAGAAGAAATGTATGAGCTTACAATTCAGCAGCAACAGGTTGTCATTAAAGCAAGATCCATTCGTGGTGTGATGAATGGCATGCAGACATTGTTTCAATTATTACCACTGCAAAAAACAGAAAAAATAAGTTTACCTGCCGGTCGCATTACCGATTATCCACGCTTTGCTTATCGTGGAATGCATCTCGATGTTGTGCGACATATGTTTCCATTAGACTACATCAAAAAATATATTGACTATCTGACATTTCATAAGTTCAACACGTTTCATTGGCATTTAACAGACGACCAGGGTTGGCGTATTGAAATACTTTCTTATCCAAAACTGAATAGCGTTGGCTCCTG is part of the Lacibacter sediminis genome and harbors:
- a CDS encoding TolB-like translocation protein translates to MKCILFLAAIFSAALISAQKTPQVFEPGIISTGGEFGLTISPDSKTAFWVRSNGGRDTLIILQSEKRNGKWQKPVPAVFSTRNAEWKDIDPIFSPDGKTVLFQSNRPVLGQPKRKGFDIWQSTKTKNGWSEAKHLGNVINTDSSESFASVTNSGTIYFMKANEDGKGSSDIYFSRKVNGEYQTAQNIGLPINTTERESNPYISAKEDYIIYFSTDPKGYGDVDLYISFKNNGKWTSPKNLGLPINSVDAEFCPFVHEKEKRIYFARQKKIAGTNRFIEESYWLPFDVSKYR